A genomic region of Paenibacillus sp. PL2-23 contains the following coding sequences:
- a CDS encoding phage tail assembly protein, producing MAFQTEYDFELPRGYVDEHGNLHRRGTMRLATAADEILPMKDPRVQSNPSYLTVILMARVVTRLGDLKHIDTRLIERLFTADLAYLQNLYRQINDLDAPKVAAICPKCDHEHEVAVDFLSLTEARY from the coding sequence ATGGCGTTCCAGACGGAATACGACTTTGAGCTGCCGCGGGGCTATGTGGACGAGCACGGAAATTTGCACCGGCGCGGCACGATGAGACTGGCGACGGCTGCTGACGAAATATTGCCAATGAAGGATCCCCGCGTGCAATCGAACCCCAGCTATCTGACCGTTATATTGATGGCGCGGGTCGTGACGAGGCTTGGCGATTTGAAGCATATCGACACCCGGCTGATCGAGAGGCTGTTCACGGCAGATTTGGCTTATCTGCAAAATCTGTATCGGCAAATCAACGACCTGGATGCGCCGAAGGTCGCCGCCATATGTCCGAAGTGCGATCATGAGCATGAGGTGGCTGTTGATTTTTTGTCCTTAACGGAGGCCCGCTACTAA
- a CDS encoding phage tail protein, with protein sequence MAGERNDPYRNYRFRVEVEGLEQAGFSEVTGFEASINVIEYREGNELTTPRKLPGLTKYGNITLKWGTTESMELYEWLLECVEGTIERKTITIIALDEEGNDVATWQVIEAWPVRYSAPSFNGVGNEVALELLEFAHEGLTRTA encoded by the coding sequence ATGGCTGGAGAACGTAACGATCCATATCGCAATTATAGGTTCCGCGTTGAAGTGGAAGGTCTAGAGCAAGCCGGATTCAGCGAGGTAACGGGTTTCGAAGCCTCGATTAATGTGATTGAATACCGGGAAGGCAATGAGCTGACAACGCCTCGCAAGCTGCCGGGCTTAACCAAGTACGGCAACATTACGCTGAAATGGGGCACCACGGAATCCATGGAGCTGTACGAATGGCTGCTGGAATGCGTGGAGGGCACAATCGAGCGCAAGACGATTACCATTATCGCGCTGGATGAGGAAGGCAACGACGTGGCCACCTGGCAAGTCATTGAAGCTTGGCCGGTTCGTTATTCCGCGCCTTCCTTCAACGGTGTGGGTAACGAGGTAGCGCTGGAGCTGCTGGAGTTCGCCCATGAAGGTCTGACAAGGACGGCATAA
- a CDS encoding phage tail sheath family protein, translated as MAEYLSPGVYVEEFESGAKPLEGVSTSTAGFIGLAARGPVAGLPVLITNPADFGRVFGSYLSENAFGTYRYLAYAVNQFFANGGSRCFIMRVAPSDAKAAASGDDQQVLSVTAKNPGAWGNQIRLTSAPASKAKTPIYEALEGNRYRVKNAAGFYPGDVVVFTDGSSEQISTVVSVHDGVIELTDALTGETVDTSLVPAKVLQTSEFTLQVAYGTEVETYEKASLNPEAPNFVEKLTGKSNLVNLSVQAVAAEAETPFSRIAANGASFSLSGGSDGSASSLSPGDFIGVDEGPGQRTGIQSFIDNDVVSIMAIPGVTDPNVQLSLVAHCESLGSRFAILDLPREATKVQDVLAHRELFDSSYCALYNPWLQVFDPLDKRNIFIPPSGTIAGIYSRSDSTRGVQKAPANETLRGVVGLDVQYNNGEQDILNPAGVNLIRAFTGQGIRVWGARTCSSNTLWKYINVRRLFIFLEGSIKNGSNWVVFEPNTEQLWARVQRTIDAFLTRVWRDGALAGSSPSEAFYINIGRSTMTQDDIDNGRLICEIGVAPVKPAEFVIFRITQKTGSE; from the coding sequence ATGGCTGAGTATTTATCGCCGGGCGTCTACGTGGAAGAGTTTGAGAGCGGCGCCAAGCCGCTTGAGGGAGTAAGCACGAGCACAGCCGGATTTATTGGCCTTGCCGCGAGGGGGCCGGTAGCGGGGCTGCCCGTTCTGATTACGAACCCGGCTGATTTCGGGAGGGTATTCGGATCGTATTTGTCCGAAAATGCGTTCGGAACGTACCGTTATCTTGCTTATGCGGTGAATCAATTTTTTGCAAATGGAGGCTCGCGCTGCTTTATTATGCGCGTAGCGCCATCAGACGCCAAAGCTGCGGCAAGCGGCGACGATCAGCAGGTGCTGTCCGTCACGGCCAAAAACCCGGGGGCATGGGGCAATCAGATCAGACTGACCTCCGCGCCTGCCAGCAAAGCCAAAACTCCGATCTATGAGGCGCTGGAGGGCAATCGCTACCGCGTCAAGAATGCGGCAGGCTTCTATCCAGGCGATGTTGTGGTCTTCACAGACGGCTCCTCCGAGCAGATCAGCACAGTCGTGTCCGTGCATGACGGCGTAATCGAGCTGACAGACGCATTGACGGGAGAGACAGTGGATACATCGCTGGTTCCCGCGAAGGTGCTTCAAACCAGTGAATTTACGCTGCAGGTCGCTTATGGAACAGAGGTGGAAACCTACGAGAAGGCATCCTTGAATCCTGAAGCTCCTAACTTTGTCGAGAAGCTGACAGGCAAGTCCAATCTCGTGAATCTGTCCGTTCAGGCTGTGGCTGCGGAAGCGGAAACTCCGTTCAGCCGGATTGCGGCTAACGGCGCGTCCTTCTCGTTGTCGGGCGGAAGCGACGGTTCGGCATCCAGCTTGTCCCCAGGAGACTTCATCGGCGTTGACGAGGGCCCTGGCCAAAGAACGGGCATTCAGTCCTTCATCGACAACGATGTTGTCAGCATTATGGCTATTCCGGGCGTAACAGACCCCAATGTACAGCTGTCGCTGGTCGCGCATTGCGAGTCGCTCGGCAGCCGCTTCGCGATTCTGGATTTGCCGCGCGAGGCAACTAAGGTGCAGGATGTGCTTGCGCATCGCGAGCTGTTCGATTCCAGCTATTGCGCGCTGTACAATCCGTGGCTGCAAGTATTTGATCCGCTGGACAAGCGCAATATCTTTATCCCTCCATCCGGCACCATCGCGGGCATCTACTCGCGTTCGGATTCGACAAGAGGCGTGCAGAAGGCGCCGGCCAACGAAACGCTTCGCGGCGTAGTGGGACTGGATGTGCAATACAACAACGGGGAACAAGACATTCTGAATCCGGCAGGCGTCAACCTCATCCGCGCATTCACCGGTCAAGGCATCCGCGTATGGGGAGCGCGCACGTGCTCTTCCAACACCCTGTGGAAATACATTAACGTACGCCGACTGTTCATCTTCCTGGAGGGCTCCATCAAGAACGGCTCCAACTGGGTAGTGTTCGAGCCGAATACGGAGCAGTTGTGGGCGCGCGTTCAACGCACCATTGACGCCTTCCTGACTCGCGTATGGCGCGACGGCGCGCTTGCGGGCAGCAGCCCGTCGGAAGCTTTCTATATTAACATCGGCCGCTCCACCATGACGCAGGACGATATCGATAACGGCCGTCTGATCTGTGAGATCGGCGTCGCGCCCGTGAAGCCGGCGGAGTTCGTCATCTTCAGAATTACGCAGAAGACAGGCTCGGAATAA